One genomic window of Ruminococcus gauvreauii includes the following:
- the pth gene encoding aminoacyl-tRNA hydrolase, with protein MYIIVGLGNPTRQYEHTRHNVGFDAIDYLIDTYRIPYSGVRHKAMYGKGMIGSQKVIVAKPVTYMNLSGESVRELTDYYKIDPERELIVLYDDVSLAPGQLRIRKKGSAGGHNGIKNIIAHLGTQNFLRVKIGVGEKPKGWDLAQYVLGHFPDGERKMVDEAIVRAGKAVELMLRDEVDKAMNEYNCIKQTVKE; from the coding sequence ATGTATATAATTGTAGGTCTTGGAAATCCTACCAGGCAGTACGAACACACCCGCCACAACGTGGGATTCGACGCGATTGATTATCTGATCGATACTTATCGGATTCCTTATTCTGGCGTCAGGCATAAGGCGATGTACGGGAAGGGAATGATCGGTTCGCAGAAAGTGATCGTGGCGAAACCTGTGACATATATGAATTTGAGCGGAGAATCCGTACGTGAATTGACAGACTATTATAAGATAGATCCGGAGCGTGAACTGATTGTCCTTTACGATGATGTCAGTCTGGCACCAGGCCAGCTCCGCATCAGGAAAAAAGGAAGCGCCGGAGGGCACAACGGGATTAAAAACATCATAGCTCATCTGGGAACACAGAATTTTCTTCGGGTAAAAATCGGGGTCGGCGAGAAGCCAAAGGGCTGGGATCTTGCCCAGTATGTGCTGGGACATTTTCCGGATGGCGAGAGAAAAATGGTTGACGAAGCGATTGTGCGTGCGGGGAAAGCGGTGGAGCTTATGCTCCGGGATGAAGTTGATAAGGCTATGAATGAGTATAACTGTATAAAACAGACAGTAAAGGAATAA